Proteins from one Triticum aestivum cultivar Chinese Spring chromosome 7A, IWGSC CS RefSeq v2.1, whole genome shotgun sequence genomic window:
- the LOC123149105 gene encoding galacturonosyltransferase 8, with protein sequence MAAAAALPASVFVLLLLVAAAPPAAGGGSAAVNGDRLRAEQIRKQASDAAASAAALAAASRRLHLDRARHLRLLSSLHRNLTATLRDLGAAASASSDPASQSDQARRLELQAKDLIRAARAAIADAKPLFDPQLKIQRLKDAIFAQNELLARAKKRGAFASLIAAKSIPKPLHCLAVRLTAERIALPDKFADPVPPPAALEDPALFHYAIFSDNVLAASVVVRSCVANSQDPSKHVFHVVTDRMNLGAMQVIIRLMDLQGAHYEVKAYEDYKFLNSSYVPVLRQLESANLQKFYFENKLENATKDASNMKFRNPKYLSMLNHLRFYLPEMYPKLQKILFLDDDVVVQRDLTGLWKIDMDGKVNGAVETCFGSFHRYWQYMNFSHPLIKAKFNPNACGWAYGMNFFDLNSWRREKSTEQYHYWQTQNENRLLWKLGTLPPGLITFYSTTKPLAKSWHVLGLGYNPSISMEEIRNAAVVHFNGNMKPWLDIGMNQFRQLWTKYVDYDDSFIRQCNFAPP encoded by the exons ATGGCAGCCGCTGCCGCCCTCCCCGCTTCCGtcttcgtgctcctcctcctcgtcgccgctgCGCCGCCCGCCGCAGGCGGCGGGTCCGCGGCCGTGAATGGCGACCGCCTCCGCGCGGAGCAGATCCGGAAGCAGGCCTCGGacgcggccgcctccgccgccgcgctcgccgcggcctcccgccgcctccacctcgaccgcgcgcgccacctccgcctcctctcctccctccaccGCAACCTCACCGCCACGCTCCGGGACCtaggcgccgccgcctccgcgtcgTCCGATCCGGCGTCCCAGAGCGACCAGGCGCGCCGGCTCGAGCTCCAGGCCAAGGACCTgatccgcgccgcccgcgccgccatcGCCGACGCCAAGCCGCTCTTCGACCCGCAGCTCAAAATCCAGCGCCTCAAGGACGCAATCTTCGCGCAGAACGAGCTGCTCGCGCGCGCCAAGAAGCGCGGCGCCTTCGCCTCGCTCATCGCCGCCAAATCCATACCCAAGCCGCTCCACTGCCTCGCTGTCCGCCTCACCGCCGAGCGTATCGCGCTGCCTGACAAGTTCGCGGACCCGGTGCCGCCGCCTGCGGCGCTGGAGGACCCCGCGCTGTTCCACTACGCCATCTTCTCCGATAACGTGCTCGCGGCCTCCGTCGTCGTCCGCTCCTGCGTAGCCAACTCGCAGGACCCCTCAAAGCACGTCTTCCATGTGGTGACTGACCGAATGAACCTCGGGGCGATGCAG GTGATAATCCGCCTCATGGACTTACAAGGTGCACACTATGAGGTCAAAGCATATGAAGACTACAAATTTCTTAACTCCTCCTATGTTCCTGTGCTCCGGCAACTGGAGTCAGCAAACCTCCAAAAATTCTATTTCGAGAATAAGCTTGAGAATGCCACCAAAGATGCTAGCAATATGAAGTTCAGGAATCCCAAGTATCTTTCTATGCTTAATCACTTGCGATTCTACTTGCCTGAGATGTATCCCAAGCTGCAGAAGATTCTTTTCTTGGATGATGATGTCGTGGTACAGCGGGATCTTACAGGATTGTGGAAGATTGACATGGATGGGAAGGTGAATGGAGCAGTAGAAACATGCTTTGGGTCATTTCATCGGTATTGGCAGTATATGAACTTCTCGCACCCCCTTATCAAAGCAAAGTTCAATCCTAATGCATGTGGCTGGGCTTATGGCATGAACTTCTTTGATCTTAATTCTTGGAGGAGGGAGAAATCTACCGAGCAGTACCATTACTGGCAGACTCAG AATGAGAACCGGTTATTATGGAAGTTGGGAACATTGCCCCCAGGTTTAATCACATTCTACTCGACGACAAAGCCTCTTGCCAAATCTTGGCATGTCCTTGGGCTCGGGTATAATCCAAGCATCAGCATGGAGGAGATTAGAAACGCTGCTGTTGTGCATTTCAATGGGAACATGAAGCCTTGGCTGGACATTGGTATGAACCAGTTCAGGCAGCTCTGGACAAAATACGTGGATTACGACGACTCGTTCATTCGTCAATGCAATTTTGCACCGCCATAG